From the genome of Candidatus Nitrosocosmicus oleophilus, one region includes:
- a CDS encoding cupredoxin domain-containing protein — protein sequence MTIFKVLFTFLLLYSIFYVYSNIELLSFLSAQAQRSNQTIVTIPKGSANPEVDITNLTPKQWYDPTEISVDVNDTIVWTNNDTEPHTVTSGTGGGLNSLLSNSRGEPDGLFDSGLFDPKGTTSIKFNQSGTYHYFCTIHPWMEGIIHVQDNNMNIPSYAVDESQKKINDFPLYNFTDDSKVEIGLSWTPTSIITNEPIHFIMDFFEYPANTRMHLWPYNFVILQNNTELFRTSGIAQIGSSSQTYAFSSTGPTIIKVESADNKSAFVQFGTFVYENPYNTTSEFQNVSNSFSHLSPLTLVYFVYIIIIVLPLAVTAVVILYKKKKI from the coding sequence TTGACGATTTTTAAAGTCTTATTTACTTTTTTGCTATTGTATAGTATTTTTTATGTTTATAGTAATATTGAATTATTATCTTTTTTATCTGCTCAAGCGCAACGATCAAATCAAACTATAGTTACAATCCCAAAAGGATCTGCGAATCCCGAAGTAGATATAACAAATCTAACGCCCAAACAATGGTATGACCCAACAGAAATCTCTGTGGACGTAAATGATACTATAGTATGGACCAACAATGACACGGAACCTCATACTGTAACTAGCGGTACTGGTGGCGGATTAAACAGTTTATTATCAAATTCTAGAGGCGAACCTGATGGTTTATTTGATAGTGGGTTATTTGATCCAAAAGGTACTACCTCGATCAAGTTTAATCAGTCAGGAACATATCATTATTTTTGTACGATACATCCATGGATGGAGGGTATAATCCATGTTCAAGACAATAACATGAACATTCCTTCATATGCAGTCGATGAATCTCAAAAGAAGATCAACGATTTTCCTCTATACAACTTCACAGATGATAGTAAAGTTGAGATTGGACTTTCATGGACTCCCACTTCCATTATAACAAACGAGCCTATACATTTTATAATGGATTTTTTTGAGTACCCCGCCAATACTCGAATGCATTTGTGGCCATACAATTTTGTAATCTTACAGAATAACACTGAATTATTTAGGACAAGCGGTATAGCTCAGATCGGTTCCTCTTCTCAAACATATGCCTTTAGTTCCACTGGACCCACTATTATCAAAGTTGAAAGTGCAGACAATAAGAGTGCATTTGTACAGTTTGGAACCTTTGTTTATGAAAATCCATATAATACAACTAGTGAGTTTCAAAATGTATCAAACTCTTTTAGTCACTTATCTCCATTAACCCTTGTATACTTTGTATATATAATCATCATAGTGTTACCACTTGCCGTGACTGCAGTTGTAATACTATACAAGAAGAAAAAAATTTGA